A window of the Synechococcus sp. JA-3-3Ab genome harbors these coding sequences:
- a CDS encoding glycosyltransferase family 61 protein: MQQLEQGSQHPLLYWWLGAAYLLLGRELEAQLTWQEGVALLMGKGLGELEASRCWAKGLQELAKGLWERGHWPQAAALYRQLVEGSLPADLEPVQALAAHRLGRVQERRRLWLEAAAWFEQACRWDPTAAESFWRWGLALLKLGRLREALSPLQEAARLRPDWGDPWVQMGLAWLDLGELEQAVACFQEAAARGTQTAELYSYWAEAQVRRDNSQAAWEKFRQALAAEREWLQAWCEGSGRDSLLRLELEQALQGSPGKFWQERYRLWRQRWIPAQATLPSPACQSPPPSAGNPLPVPSQGYLTTRQWHQATGEGSYQVVDPEGVLCLQAPPTADPAIGQKLRSQRIPLAETFVAQIPQGSVHVGHYPRHLYASFASAVLTRRGELLADVSPSLPPPEFLDWDWKPAHLEHHPVLDLPHLPPPIPLDGPVALLPLGAVNYFHWMVDILPALDLLRRAGFLEKDLPILLHGYQGKPFQVQSLAALGIPTERLLSFEQVGGSHLQAQNLIVPSLAGPVGCLTPRGWKVLQQLVPLGQAADPLLPRRVYISRRAARWRRVINEAEVLEALRPWGFVPVQLEVLSLAEQIALMQKAEAVMGIHGAGLTNLAFCQPGTVAIEIFPSNAVLPYFWSLAQVVGLNYFPLVAPTCDPALVALLASPELDREDAWVPVPALLALLEQTGLQ, encoded by the coding sequence TTGCAGCAGTTGGAGCAGGGATCCCAGCATCCCCTGCTCTACTGGTGGTTGGGAGCCGCCTACCTGCTCCTGGGGCGAGAGCTGGAAGCCCAGCTTACCTGGCAGGAAGGGGTGGCGCTGCTAATGGGAAAAGGCCTGGGCGAGCTAGAAGCTAGCCGCTGCTGGGCAAAAGGGCTGCAGGAGCTGGCAAAGGGGCTGTGGGAAAGAGGCCACTGGCCGCAGGCGGCGGCCTTGTATCGGCAACTGGTGGAGGGATCCCTTCCCGCCGACCTAGAACCTGTGCAGGCGCTGGCCGCCCATCGCCTTGGCCGAGTCCAGGAGCGCCGTCGGCTGTGGCTAGAAGCAGCAGCGTGGTTTGAGCAAGCCTGCCGCTGGGATCCAACAGCCGCGGAAAGCTTTTGGCGCTGGGGTCTGGCCCTGCTCAAGCTGGGCCGGTTGCGGGAGGCCCTCTCCCCTCTCCAAGAAGCGGCCAGGCTAAGGCCAGACTGGGGGGATCCCTGGGTGCAAATGGGCCTGGCTTGGCTGGATCTGGGGGAGCTGGAGCAGGCGGTGGCCTGCTTTCAGGAGGCAGCGGCGCGGGGCACCCAGACAGCGGAGCTCTACAGCTACTGGGCGGAGGCCCAGGTGCGGCGGGACAACTCCCAGGCAGCTTGGGAGAAGTTCCGGCAGGCGCTGGCGGCGGAGCGGGAGTGGCTACAGGCCTGGTGTGAGGGCAGCGGCAGAGACAGCCTCCTGCGGCTGGAGCTGGAGCAAGCCCTCCAGGGATCCCCGGGCAAGTTTTGGCAAGAGCGGTATCGCCTCTGGCGGCAGCGCTGGATCCCTGCGCAGGCAACCCTTCCTTCCCCAGCCTGCCAGAGCCCACCGCCCAGTGCTGGCAACCCCCTGCCAGTGCCCAGCCAGGGTTACCTTACCACCCGGCAGTGGCACCAGGCCACCGGCGAGGGCAGCTACCAGGTGGTGGATCCAGAAGGGGTTCTCTGTCTCCAAGCTCCTCCTACGGCTGACCCTGCCATTGGGCAAAAGCTGCGCTCGCAGCGGATCCCCTTGGCCGAGACCTTTGTGGCCCAGATTCCGCAGGGATCCGTGCACGTGGGCCACTATCCCCGCCACCTCTACGCCAGCTTTGCCAGCGCCGTGCTTACCCGTAGGGGTGAGTTGCTGGCCGATGTCTCCCCCAGCTTGCCGCCGCCGGAGTTTCTCGACTGGGACTGGAAGCCGGCTCACCTAGAACACCACCCCGTTTTGGACTTGCCCCACCTGCCGCCGCCAATTCCGCTGGATGGCCCTGTCGCCCTCTTGCCCCTGGGGGCAGTCAACTACTTCCATTGGATGGTGGACATCCTGCCCGCCCTCGATCTCCTACGCCGCGCCGGCTTCCTCGAAAAAGACCTTCCCATCTTGCTCCACGGCTACCAGGGCAAGCCCTTCCAAGTGCAGAGCTTAGCTGCCCTGGGGATCCCCACAGAACGCCTTCTAAGCTTCGAGCAGGTGGGGGGATCCCATCTGCAAGCGCAGAACCTCATTGTGCCCTCGCTGGCTGGGCCGGTGGGGTGTCTAACCCCCAGGGGCTGGAAGGTGCTGCAGCAACTGGTTCCTCTGGGGCAGGCGGCGGATCCCTTGTTGCCGCGGCGGGTTTACATTAGCCGTCGTGCTGCACGCTGGCGGCGGGTCATCAACGAGGCGGAGGTGCTGGAGGCCTTGCGCCCCTGGGGCTTTGTGCCTGTGCAACTGGAAGTCCTTTCCCTAGCCGAACAGATAGCCTTGATGCAAAAAGCAGAGGCAGTCATGGGGATCCACGGGGCGGGCCTGACCAACCTTGCCTTTTGTCAGCCTGGCACGGTTGCCATCGAGATCTTCCCCAGCAACGCCGTGCTCCCCTACTTCTGGAGCCTTGCCCAGGTGGTGGGGCTCAACTACTTTCCCCTAGTGGCCCCAACCTGCGACCCCGCCCTGGTGGCCCTGCTGGCTAGCCCAGAGCTAGACCGGGAGGATGCCTGGGTGCCGGTTCCGGCTCTACTGGCCTTGCTAGAGCAAACAGGGCTGCAGTAA
- a CDS encoding tetratricopeptide repeat protein: MSDLALTEKLLAGIQAQQAGDLRTAEAIYSQILAEFPDQPDALHLLGTVAQAKGEGEWAAALIAEAIELNPHVALYHHNLGVVYESLGQLEKALSCHRQSLSLNPKAYLSAFQAGKILVNLGRHEEAISLLGSLLENPDPLAGIPWAEVHFCLGIAHREQGEHSAALDHLEKAWTLDPNLVQARWLYHLYLPAIYQDEQELHRFRLRFVEHLDRLIQETPLDTPEQRRLAFLGSSWGTPHLLQYQGYDDLELQKKYAQLVQRIVKASYPDWEYLPRQARPGDPIRVGFVSASMRACSYSRLSLGWVKYLKASSKWPFQVFAYHLDPRVDFLTEQYRQHADVFRHIPTGFEEAARQILQDQLDVLVYLEIGLSPLMLQLASLRLAPVQCSTWAHPVTSGLSTIDYFLSSDLMEPENGQAHYSETLVRLPHLGTCFEKPVLPPQRRYRQDFGLPQEAVVYLTCQYLGKYLPQYDYLFPAIARQVPRAQFVFLALPNAAIGQRFWQRLASIFSSYGLAVEDHCRILPALDHQDYLDLNRCADVMLDSYGWSGGITTLEAIAAGLPVVTCPGRFLRGRHTYAILKRMGLELLIAPDLQRYEELAVQLGTDPQFRQQIAQQIQERRDLLLEDQDCVAALAHFLRQAVCQKLACHTLPIEAS, encoded by the coding sequence ATGTCGGATCTCGCCCTTACAGAGAAGCTTCTAGCCGGGATCCAGGCCCAGCAGGCTGGCGACTTGCGAACAGCGGAAGCCATTTACTCGCAAATTCTGGCGGAGTTTCCCGATCAACCCGATGCCCTGCACCTGCTGGGGACGGTGGCCCAGGCCAAGGGGGAGGGGGAATGGGCGGCTGCCTTGATTGCCGAGGCCATTGAGCTCAATCCCCACGTAGCCCTCTATCATCACAACCTGGGCGTTGTCTATGAGTCCTTGGGGCAACTGGAAAAGGCTCTATCTTGCCATCGGCAGAGCCTGAGCCTCAATCCCAAGGCTTACCTTTCTGCCTTTCAAGCGGGCAAGATTCTTGTTAACCTAGGCCGCCACGAAGAGGCAATCTCCTTGCTGGGCTCCCTGTTAGAAAATCCAGATCCACTAGCAGGGATCCCTTGGGCTGAGGTGCATTTTTGTCTGGGGATAGCCCATCGCGAGCAAGGGGAACACAGCGCGGCTCTGGATCACCTGGAAAAGGCATGGACTTTGGATCCTAACTTGGTGCAAGCCCGCTGGCTTTACCACCTCTATTTGCCGGCTATCTATCAGGATGAACAGGAGCTACACCGCTTTCGCTTGCGCTTTGTAGAACACCTGGATCGCCTCATTCAGGAGACGCCTCTAGACACCCCAGAGCAGCGGCGGCTTGCCTTTTTAGGGTCAAGTTGGGGAACGCCTCACCTTCTGCAGTACCAGGGCTACGACGACTTGGAGCTGCAGAAGAAATACGCTCAGTTGGTGCAGCGCATTGTGAAAGCCTCCTACCCCGATTGGGAGTATCTCCCCCGGCAAGCCCGGCCAGGGGATCCCATTCGCGTTGGGTTTGTCTCGGCCTCCATGCGCGCTTGCTCTTACAGCCGCCTTTCTTTGGGGTGGGTGAAGTACTTAAAGGCTAGCTCCAAGTGGCCTTTCCAGGTGTTTGCCTATCACTTGGATCCCAGAGTTGATTTCCTGACGGAGCAATATCGTCAGCATGCCGACGTCTTTCGCCACATTCCCACTGGCTTTGAAGAGGCTGCCCGCCAAATTTTGCAGGATCAGCTGGATGTTTTGGTGTACCTGGAAATTGGCCTTTCTCCCCTTATGTTGCAGCTGGCGTCCCTGCGGCTAGCCCCAGTCCAATGCTCCACCTGGGCTCATCCCGTTACTTCGGGACTGTCGACCATTGACTACTTTCTCTCCAGCGACCTCATGGAGCCTGAAAATGGGCAGGCCCACTACAGCGAAACCTTGGTCCGGCTGCCCCACCTGGGTACCTGTTTTGAAAAGCCCGTTTTGCCTCCCCAGAGACGTTACCGCCAGGACTTTGGTCTGCCTCAAGAGGCCGTTGTCTATCTCACCTGCCAGTATTTGGGCAAGTACCTGCCGCAATACGACTACCTTTTTCCAGCTATTGCTCGGCAAGTGCCCAGGGCCCAATTTGTCTTCCTGGCCTTGCCCAATGCTGCCATTGGTCAGCGCTTCTGGCAGCGGCTTGCCTCCATCTTTTCCAGCTATGGTCTTGCGGTGGAAGACCACTGTCGAATCCTGCCCGCCTTGGACCACCAAGACTACCTGGATCTCAATCGCTGCGCTGACGTCATGCTGGACTCCTACGGCTGGTCGGGCGGGATCACCACCCTGGAAGCCATTGCTGCCGGCTTGCCGGTGGTCACCTGCCCTGGCCGGTTCCTGCGGGGCCGCCACACCTACGCCATCCTCAAAAGAATGGGCCTTGAGCTTCTAATTGCCCCAGACCTCCAGCGCTACGAAGAGCTGGCCGTACAACTGGGAACGGATCCCCAATTTCGGCAGCAAATCGCTCAGCAAATCCAAGAGCGGCGCGACCTGCTTCTTGAGGATCAAGACTGCGTGGCGGCCTTAGCTCATTTCCTGCGCCAGGCTGTCTGCCAGAAGCTGGCATGCCATACTCTCCCTATAGAAGCCTCCTAG
- a CDS encoding cobalamin-binding protein, with protein sequence MPERIVCLTEETAETLYALGAGDLVVGISGFTVRPPEARKKPKVSTLLDANIERILALQPDVVLAWSDLQANICAELIRQGVEVVCFNQRTVEGILSMILRLGALVGRAAQARAYVRSLREGLHRAMQRGQQRRRRPRVYFEEWDDPLITGIGWISELIRLCGAEDIFSEFSAYPDARRRIIAEPAEVVRRAPDIILVSWCGKRFKPERLHSRPGWETIPAVWSGHVYELPSEVILQPGPAALTDGVQLLLQIFDRWEAQSSA encoded by the coding sequence TTGCCAGAGCGCATCGTGTGCTTGACGGAGGAGACGGCAGAGACGCTCTACGCCTTGGGGGCTGGGGATCTCGTCGTCGGCATTTCTGGATTTACGGTGCGTCCGCCGGAGGCGCGGAAGAAGCCGAAGGTGTCCACCCTTCTGGATGCCAACATCGAACGGATTTTGGCGCTGCAGCCCGATGTTGTGCTTGCATGGTCGGATCTGCAGGCAAACATTTGCGCTGAGCTCATTCGCCAGGGGGTGGAGGTTGTCTGCTTCAACCAGCGCACGGTTGAGGGGATCCTCTCCATGATCCTGCGCCTTGGGGCACTGGTAGGGCGAGCTGCTCAGGCACGGGCATATGTGCGCTCCTTGCGGGAGGGATTGCACCGAGCTATGCAGCGTGGACAGCAACGGCGCCGCCGTCCACGGGTCTACTTCGAGGAGTGGGACGACCCCTTGATTACAGGCATCGGCTGGATCAGCGAACTCATTCGTTTGTGTGGAGCTGAAGACATCTTTTCCGAATTCAGTGCCTATCCCGATGCACGGCGCCGGATTATAGCTGAACCGGCAGAGGTCGTGCGGCGCGCTCCAGACATCATCCTGGTGTCCTGGTGTGGCAAGAGGTTCAAGCCTGAGCGGCTTCACAGCCGCCCTGGGTGGGAGACTATCCCGGCGGTCTGGAGCGGACACGTCTACGAGCTGCCGTCAGAGGTGATTCTGCAGCCCGGTCCGGCTGCCTTGACCGATGGGGTGCAGTTGCTGCTGCAGATCTTTGACCGCTGGGAGGCCCAATCCTCCGCCTAA
- the crtH gene encoding carotenoid isomerase, whose protein sequence is MFSRPQATAPPASPPSVWDVIVIGAGIGGLVAATQLAAKGYRVLVLEKYLIPGGSAGYFERPDPNGNGIYRFDVGASMIFGLGRQGTTNLLTRALAAVGQSLDSIPDPVQIAYHLPQGLSPRVHRNYEEFLQELASYFPQEAGGIRRFYDSFWPIFNSLNAMELLSLEEWGYLWRSFVGNPRACLTLARYLPANVGQVARRHLRHPALLRFVDMECYCWSVVPAERTPMINAGMVFCDRHYGGVNYPKGGVGQIAQKLAQGLETCGGQIRYRASVRRILAERGRAVGVELSTGEKLFARKIISNATRWDTFGRLWPGPFPAAERRWQSRYQQSPSFLSLHLGVRAEPLAGERYCHHILLEDWQDLEAEQGTIFVSIPTLLDPELAPPGRHIVHAFTPSWMQTWQGLSPEQYRQQKQAAAERLIRRLEALWPGLGSHIELQEVGTPRTHRRFLGRVDGTYGPIPRGTPWGLLGMPFNRTAIPNLYCVGDSTFPGQGLNAVAFSGFACAHRVAADFS, encoded by the coding sequence CTGTTTTCTCGACCTCAAGCTACGGCACCTCCTGCTTCCCCCCCTTCTGTTTGGGATGTCATTGTCATTGGCGCTGGGATTGGCGGCCTGGTGGCGGCCACCCAGTTGGCGGCCAAGGGCTACCGGGTGTTGGTGCTGGAAAAATACCTCATCCCTGGTGGCAGCGCCGGCTACTTTGAGCGCCCGGATCCCAACGGCAACGGGATCTACCGCTTCGACGTCGGGGCTTCCATGATCTTTGGCCTGGGCAGGCAGGGCACCACCAACCTGCTTACCCGCGCCTTGGCTGCCGTGGGCCAGTCTTTGGACTCCATCCCCGACCCGGTGCAGATTGCCTACCACCTGCCCCAGGGGCTCAGCCCGCGCGTACACCGGAACTACGAGGAGTTTTTGCAGGAGCTAGCTAGCTATTTCCCTCAGGAAGCGGGCGGCATCCGCCGTTTCTACGACAGCTTCTGGCCTATCTTCAACAGCCTCAACGCCATGGAGCTGCTCTCTTTGGAGGAGTGGGGCTATCTCTGGCGCTCTTTTGTCGGCAACCCCCGCGCCTGCCTGACTTTGGCCCGCTATTTGCCGGCCAATGTGGGCCAGGTGGCGCGGCGCCACCTCCGCCATCCGGCGCTGCTGCGCTTTGTGGATATGGAGTGCTACTGCTGGTCGGTGGTGCCGGCGGAGCGCACGCCCATGATCAACGCCGGCATGGTGTTCTGCGACCGCCACTACGGTGGCGTCAACTACCCCAAGGGAGGGGTGGGGCAGATTGCTCAAAAGCTGGCCCAGGGGCTAGAGACCTGCGGGGGGCAAATCCGCTACCGAGCGTCGGTGCGGCGGATTTTGGCAGAACGGGGCCGGGCCGTGGGCGTCGAGCTCTCCACGGGGGAAAAGCTCTTTGCGCGCAAGATCATCTCCAATGCCACCCGCTGGGATACCTTTGGCCGCCTCTGGCCAGGACCCTTTCCGGCAGCGGAGCGGCGCTGGCAAAGCCGTTATCAACAGTCCCCCAGTTTCTTAAGCCTGCACTTGGGGGTGCGGGCCGAGCCTCTGGCCGGCGAGCGCTACTGCCACCACATTCTTCTAGAAGATTGGCAAGACCTGGAGGCGGAGCAGGGCACGATCTTCGTCTCCATCCCCACCCTTTTGGATCCGGAGCTGGCCCCACCAGGCCGCCACATTGTCCACGCCTTTACCCCCAGTTGGATGCAGACTTGGCAGGGCTTGAGCCCAGAGCAGTACCGGCAGCAAAAACAAGCGGCAGCCGAGCGTCTCATCCGCCGCCTGGAGGCCCTCTGGCCTGGTCTGGGATCCCACATTGAACTGCAGGAAGTGGGCACCCCCCGCACCCACCGCCGCTTCTTGGGCCGCGTCGACGGCACCTACGGCCCCATCCCTCGCGGCACTCCCTGGGGACTCTTGGGCATGCCCTTCAACCGCACCGCCATCCCCAACCTCTACTGCGTGGGGGATAGCACCTTCCCCGGCCAGGGACTCAACGCTGTCGCTTTCTCTGGGTTTGCCTGCGCCCACCGGGTAGCGGCGGACTTCTCCTAA
- a CDS encoding ABC transporter permease produces MLKRPAAAEPGIQRFQVRSGELLAPWQELLRSLIFAGPGVLWVVTFLVLPGLLLLVCSFLSSGQFGQVGLPLTLANYLRILGYSPLGWTPIYWQILGRSLLVAAVTTFFCVLLAYPLAFFIAAHPPRQRDLLLTLVVVPFWTNLVIRTYAWMVVLAPEGWPARLAAWLGWIPPQTALYPSWLAVYLGMVYTFLPYMVLPLYTAIERIDWRLAEAARDLYANGWQVFLWVLLPQTLPGLAAGLILVAIPALGMFVVPDLLGGSKTLLIGNVIQMQFGASLDYPFGAALSFLVTGLSLGLIYAYSRYVGSRGLEDLI; encoded by the coding sequence ATGCTGAAGCGGCCAGCAGCGGCAGAGCCAGGGATCCAGCGTTTCCAGGTGCGCTCAGGGGAGCTGCTCGCCCCTTGGCAGGAGCTGCTGCGCAGCCTCATCTTTGCCGGGCCGGGGGTGCTCTGGGTGGTAACGTTTTTGGTGCTGCCGGGGCTGTTGCTGCTGGTTTGCAGCTTTCTCAGCAGCGGCCAGTTTGGCCAGGTGGGCCTGCCCCTGACGTTGGCCAACTACCTGCGCATTCTCGGCTATAGCCCCCTGGGCTGGACGCCCATCTACTGGCAGATCTTGGGCCGCAGCCTGCTGGTGGCGGCCGTCACCACCTTCTTCTGTGTGCTCCTGGCCTATCCCCTGGCTTTCTTCATTGCCGCCCACCCGCCCCGACAGCGGGATCTGTTGCTGACGCTGGTGGTGGTGCCCTTCTGGACCAACTTGGTGATCCGCACCTATGCCTGGATGGTGGTGCTGGCTCCGGAGGGGTGGCCGGCACGGCTGGCGGCCTGGCTGGGCTGGATCCCGCCCCAGACAGCTCTCTACCCCAGTTGGCTGGCGGTGTACCTGGGCATGGTCTACACCTTCTTGCCCTACATGGTCCTGCCCCTCTACACGGCCATAGAGCGCATCGACTGGCGCCTGGCAGAGGCAGCCAGGGATCTCTACGCCAACGGCTGGCAGGTTTTCCTGTGGGTGCTTTTGCCCCAGACGCTGCCGGGGCTGGCGGCGGGCCTGATCCTGGTGGCAATTCCGGCGCTGGGCATGTTTGTGGTGCCCGATTTGTTGGGGGGCAGCAAAACCTTGTTGATTGGCAATGTCATCCAGATGCAGTTTGGCGCCAGCCTGGACTACCCTTTTGGAGCGGCCCTCAGCTTTCTGGTTACCGGGCTGAGCCTGGGGCTAATCTACGCCTATAGCCGCTACGTCGGCAGCCGCGGCCTGGAAGATCTGATCTAA
- a CDS encoding ABC transporter ATP-binding protein, with amino-acid sequence MAGVIAGTSRDPDWDVELKGLRKRFGDFVALDGIDLQIRRGEFFGLLGPSGCGKTTLLRIIAGLEVADGGEVVIRGQPVGHLPAHKRNVNTVFQSYALFPFMTVEENVAFGLRMRGVRGEALRKRVAAALELVEIGDLAKRKPQELSGGQQQRVALARALVNEPEVLLLDEPLSALDAKLRKQLQVQLCELQRRLGMTFIFVTHDQEEALVTSDRVAVMRAGRIEQVGLIDEVYERPATAFVADFLGASNLIEGIACGTDCVDTPLGKLKVPGIPPSLEPVQLAIRPEKIQLSRSGWDLLPNQVPVWVKNLIYTGAENQYLLQTASGQQLKALTLNADIEDQDFAIGEALVAHLPPKNLVHLQPDPRRQEAPC; translated from the coding sequence GTGGCAGGAGTCATTGCCGGCACTTCCAGGGATCCCGACTGGGATGTGGAGCTCAAGGGGCTCCGCAAGCGCTTTGGCGATTTTGTGGCCCTCGACGGCATTGACTTGCAGATTCGGCGGGGCGAGTTTTTTGGCCTTTTGGGCCCTTCCGGCTGCGGCAAGACCACCCTGCTGCGCATCATCGCTGGCCTGGAGGTTGCCGATGGCGGAGAGGTGGTGATCCGGGGGCAGCCGGTGGGCCATCTGCCTGCCCACAAGCGCAACGTCAACACCGTGTTCCAGAGCTATGCCCTCTTTCCCTTTATGACCGTGGAAGAGAACGTCGCCTTTGGCCTGCGCATGCGGGGGGTGCGAGGGGAGGCGCTGCGCAAGCGGGTGGCCGCCGCTTTGGAATTGGTGGAGATTGGGGATCTGGCCAAGCGCAAGCCGCAGGAGCTCTCCGGCGGGCAGCAGCAGCGGGTGGCCCTGGCCCGCGCCTTGGTCAACGAGCCGGAGGTGCTGCTGTTGGATGAGCCGCTCTCGGCTCTGGATGCCAAGTTGCGCAAGCAGCTTCAGGTGCAGTTGTGCGAGCTCCAGCGCCGCCTGGGCATGACGTTTATCTTTGTTACCCACGACCAGGAGGAGGCCTTGGTTACCAGCGACCGGGTGGCGGTGATGCGGGCCGGGCGCATCGAGCAGGTTGGCCTCATCGACGAGGTGTACGAGCGGCCGGCAACAGCCTTTGTGGCGGACTTTTTGGGGGCCAGCAACCTCATCGAGGGGATCGCCTGTGGCACCGATTGCGTCGATACGCCCCTGGGCAAGCTCAAGGTGCCCGGGATCCCACCCAGCCTGGAGCCGGTGCAGTTGGCCATCCGCCCGGAAAAGATTCAGCTTTCCCGCAGCGGCTGGGATCTGCTGCCCAACCAGGTGCCGGTGTGGGTAAAAAACCTCATCTACACCGGGGCAGAAAACCAGTACCTCTTGCAAACGGCCAGCGGCCAGCAGCTCAAGGCCCTCACCCTCAACGCCGACATCGAGGATCAGGATTTTGCCATCGGGGAGGCCCTAGTGGCTCATCTCCCTCCCAAGAACTTGGTGCACTTGCAGCCGGATCCCCGGCGACAGGAGGCTCCATGCTGA